DNA from Brassica napus cultivar Da-Ae chromosome C4, Da-Ae, whole genome shotgun sequence:
CCAATTTTGTTATGAaggtctctctctcactctcactCTCACCTGAACCGGAATCTTTAAACCGAACATAGATTCACCTAAACACGCGCGCCTTTTTAAAATTCGCTAGTTCGTTACattgacgatgatgatgatgatgatgatgcaagAACGTAAGAATCTGAGCATCAACGACATTGATCTCTCACTCCTCCGCCTCTCATCCCCACCTTATGATGACTCCTTCTTCTCCCCTGGTTCCGACGAGTCCGATCATCCCAAACGAAGGAGACTCTCCTCTCAAGACCCAATCTTTATCTCCTCTCCTCTTCGCTCCACCCACCCTGAACCCCATTCCTCCACCATCGACGACCAGATTCTCACCGCAGCCCACGCAAGCCCTGTTTTGACGAAGCAAGAAACGTCGCCGTCTGCTTCCAAGAATCCTGATACAGAGGTTGCTTGCTATACAATTAAAGCATTTTCTTCTCTTCTGGTACTAATAAAGAATCTTTAATTTTGGTGAATAACAGACGATGAAGATGGTTAACAATCACGTGGAGGAGGTCAATCAAGAAGAGACTAACTATGATGCttacgaggaagaagaagattgtgGAGAAGGGATGAGGATAGAAAGATCTGGAGATGGGTTTGTAATTAGGTTGAAGTGTAGATGCAATCTAGCTTATAGGGTTCTTTTCTCCGATCACCACCTCTACTTCAAGTCTCTCTAAGCCTTCACCACTTGTGTGTGTGATTTAGTTTGTAGTATCCCTCTCATTTCTTGCAACGCTTTTTActgtttgtaatttttttgcaAAGTAATGTTTAGAGCAAGTCACAAAATAAGCAAGTTAACTGCAATGCCTGTGAGTGACAAGAATGAGTCATGGAACTGTCTTATTACATCTCTTTGTAAAATTGTGTTATCCTCTAACCTGAGTtccttgttttatttttagatagTAAACACTAAACAGATACATATTTGCAGTAacgcaaaaaaaacaaaagttacaaaCAGAATGAAACATCCCAAAAAGTGAAGGGCAATTGGTGCTAAAACCATCAATGCCTTATTTATGTAAACTGTAAACTAGAGAACAGAATGTCATATGTAGCATTGGACTCTCATCCAGAAACATTCTCCTATAGTCGCCACAACGATACTAAGATGAGCAAGAAACTGATTCAAATCCCGAAGatggttttaaaaaaagttCTAGGAAGTCTACAGCTTCTGATTCTATCAGTCCCCGGACACAAACGCCTTCTGCTCGTAGTACTTCTTCTCACTAGCTTCCTTTTTCAAATTACGCTTCTATAAAAT
Protein-coding regions in this window:
- the BNAC04G06650D gene encoding uncharacterized protein BNAC04G06650D; protein product: MMMMMMMQERKNLSINDIDLSLLRLSSPPYDDSFFSPGSDESDHPKRRRLSSQDPIFISSPLRSTHPEPHSSTIDDQILTAAHASPVLTKQETSPSASKNPDTETMKMVNNHVEEVNQEETNYDAYEEEEDCGEGMRIERSGDGFVIRLKCRCNLAYRVLFSDHHLYFKSL